The segment ATTTTAATCTCTTCAGAAGATTTTCTACGTCCCTTATTCTTTACTATTATCAACGATTCTATTGCATTCGCCGCGGTGTCAATTTCAATATCCACAACTTTTCCTATCGTCATGGCTTCGCCATTCACCACTTCTTTATTAATAATGTCATTTATGATTCTCATTTAAATCACTTTATCCAATCTATATATTAATTATTTTTTTTATTAATTATATTATAATGTTTTCATCTTTTTATATTACTTTGAAATAATAGTAATATATGAATAGAAATATATTTTTTCAAGCAAATATAAATATAATTTCCATGGAGTGTTATGATGAAGGTATATAACTTAGACGCATCCGCATTAATAAACGGTTTTTATATGAAGGACTGCTTGAATATCATGGTCTCATCAGCCGTCGGTGAAATAAAGGACATCAATGCCGAAATATTATTAAATAATTGTATCAATGAGGGAATACTTAAGATAGAATCTGTTGATGATGAACAGTACTCTAAACTGGATGAAGTGCTGTTGGATTCCGGTGACAATATGAGACTGTCCCAGACAGACAGGGATGTTGTTGCATTAAGCCTTAAATACAAGTCCCTTGGCCATGATGTTATCACAGTCAGTGACGACTATTCCATGCAGAACGTTTTGAAATTGCTGAACCTTGAATTTAGGGGTGTATATACACAGGGAATAAAGGAAACCATCTCCTGGCAGAAAATATGCAAAGGTTGTCGTAAGAAGTACCCCGGAGATACGAAGCTAACCGAGTGTGACATCTGCGGTTCACCGATTATCAGAAAACGGGTTAATTCCCACAGAAACTATTAGGAAGTATGATTAAACATGACATTGGATATTGGAGTGATTGTACACGGTCCAGGTATTATTGACTCTGGATGTGCACTAAGAATAATTGACATATTGTCTACGATGGGCAACGTATCCTGCAGATTGGGCGGTACCATGGGTAGAACCGCGGTAATTGATGCATCCCTGGAGGATGTCATAGACATCTCACGAAAACTGCTTCCCAGCCAATCCATTCGCTTAATGGCAGAGGACAATGACGTACTGTTTTTATTAAACTATGGGAAAAATCAGGTAACCGGCCACACATTCGGCTATAAGGTTTATACCAATTCAAACTGTAATGCAAGGCTAATTCAAATCGAAAGACCCGCCGAAGAGGACGGGGTTATAATAGCCTGGTCGGATGAGATTGATGATGAATTTTTACTTGAAGTTTCTAATAGATTAAGATTGCCAATTATATCATCGGATATGGCAAAAAGGATTGCCTGTGACGAATCAAACATCGACGATGACAACTCCGTAATAAAACGCAAGGTGGCAGGCGTGGCACCCGGAGAGAACGTCATGATGAATGGCGTCATAATAGGAAGAGTAACAGATGAATCTCTTGTCATAACGGCCAAAAATAATCGGATAATAAACATGGACGGGGGAGTAATCAAAGAACATGGCCTTGAAAAGCTGGGAAAAGTGGACCTTAAAAAGGCAATAATAAAAACGGGACTTTTAAGAAAGTCAGATAACGTCACTCCCCGAATCATCAAACATGAACAATCCCTTAAACAGACGGCGGTATATCTTGATCATGCAGCGGAGGACATTTACAAATACAATAAAAACAGTGTAATCGTAAGTGTGGGTGATGACACGACACTTCTTTCATCAGATATACTATACAGGTTTGAAGTACCAGTAATCGGCATAACCGACGGTGATTTGGATAAGGTGGTTGAAAAATCATTTAAGATGGACGACTCATTAATCATACAGTTGGAGTCCGGCTGGGATGATATAATCGGCAGAAAGATATTTGATGAAATCTTTGACGAAAATCAAATAATCACCATAGACTCGATTGATTCATTGAAGGATGAAATAATATCGCTTATCAATCAAACGGATGTCGAATATCACATAGTTGAAAATCAATTATCATAAAAAGTTTTAAGTAATGTAATATAAAGATTATCATAGAATTTAGAATTATTATCTTGGAGGTATAAATTTGGATTTTGATGCAATAGTCGAGTCAATCAAGACATTCAAGGGCGTTACCAGAAAGCATTCCATAGCTGATGTTCGTGAAAGCTTGAAAGATGTCTATAACATATCGGGTGATGTTTATCTGGCATTCGGTGATGATGCGGCTGCCATAGATATTGGAAATAAACAGCTGATGCTTTTGGCAACTGACGGTATATGGGGGGCCCTGATGGATATTGACCCATGGTGGTCCGGTTACTGCTCGGTACTTGTTAACGTAAATGATATTGCAGCCATGGGGGGACTTCCTATGGGTATGACCAACGTATTGTCCAGCAGTGATGACGAAGTCACAAAGCAAATCATGGATGGAATCAAGGAGGGAGTTAAAAAATTTGGAGTGCCTATGGTGGGCGGTCACACTCATCCGGATACCCCATATAATGCATTGGATGTAGCCATCAGCGGTATTGTGGATAAGGATGCGGTAATTGCCAGTTGCGGTGCAAAGGATGATGACGATGTTATAGTGGCAATTGATTTGGATGGACAGGTATATCCGGGTACCGAGATTAACTGGGATACGACAAGTGACAAGTCCCCGGAGTATGTCCAGCAACAGATACTGATAATGAATACGCTTGGAAAAAGACATCTGGTCAATGCCGCTAAGGATATCAGTAATCCCGGCATAGTAGGTACACTGGGAATGCTTCTTGAGGCATCTAGTATGGGTGCTGATATCGACATGGAATTAATTCCAAAGCCGGATGATATGGATTGGATTAAATGGTTTATGATGTATCCCGGTTCTGCATTTGTCATTACCTGTGATAGCCGAAACACTGATGAGGTTTTGGATTTATTAAACAGCGTTAATATAACGGCTAGTTGTATTGGAAAGGTAAATGATAGCCGTAAGTTAACAATGAAATACAAGGACGAAAAAAGATGCGTCTTTGATTTTAACAGTGAAATTATAATGGGTTTTTCTGAGGATAAATAATAGTTTAACCTCCTTTTTTATTTATTTGCTTCTTTTTATCATATTTTTTCTTTTATGAATTCTTCTCAAATTTTTAAAACATATTTTTTTTCATGAATAATCTGTTGACAGCTATGACTATAATACTCTTTTTAGAAATTAATTAATATTATAAAATTCAAAGATTAAAACATAGGAATTACTTCATAAAATTTCTAATAAAATATGATAATGTTATACAGTATCATATGTCGAGGCGAGAAAATGCAAGTTAAAATCAATGGAGTTGAAATGGAATTAAAGGCTGGTTCAACCGTTGAAGATGCTATTAAACAAGCTAATGCTCCATATGTTAGTGGCTGTGCAGTTTCATTAATTGAAGCAAGAGAAGAACTTGAAAGTCATGTAAACAAGTATAAGATAATCACGACCAAGGGAAGTATCATTATCGAACTTGTCGATGACCTGACGTACATCACTAACTTTTGGAAGAATCACTACAGTGACTTCGCATCTACACTAATTAGGTGGACGACATCTAATGAAGTGGCAATGGGGGCTGTCGTAACAGACCTGGAGCCATCCCATGATGAATACCTATACAACAGGTGGGATGTAATATTAAGTTTATCCGGTTTTTCCAACGAAGCAACCCACATACTCTTTTCAAAATCAAAACACAGGGCCATATATGGAGTTCCTGATGAGAATAGGGGAGTATTTGCCACGGTTGTCGGTGGTAAAAGGACCGTGTTAAATCTTAAGAACACCGATAATATCGTTGGCATAGAACCTGTCATCGAAAGAAAAAGCGTAGTGAAAACAGCATCCGGTACTGACTTATCAACTCCGCTTAAGCAAGGAAATGAGCTATATACTTATATTGAAGTTGAAGCCAATCAAGAGGCACCGCGATCATTTGAACATTTTCTTAAAATCATAGAGGATGGTACAATTGACGTTGACTATGAATCGGAAAGTTTCATTGGAAACTTCGACTTACGCGGACTGGAAAAAGACTCTGAAATAATTGAAAAAAGAAAACGTGGAACCGTCACGTTAAGAAATCAGGGATACGGTGTTGGTAGCGTATACCTATACAGAGAAAATAGGGTATCCTCACCGGCACATAACGTGGTAGGCTACATTACAAAGGGTATGCAACTATTGGATACCGTCGAGGAAAATGAAAAATTAACAGTAAAGACTAATCCCGAAAAGATATCCACGGTGGCAATGACTCAACTTGAAGCCGATGAATACCTGTCCTCATTAAACATTGAACATACCCGTGATGGATTAACTGATGATGAGGCAATCATTGTGGCACAAAATCCATTGTATACCGTTGATGTAACCCATAGCGGTAAGATCAGTACACTCGGTGTTCCCAAGGAGGACTTCGTTGAAATCGAATTATACGAGGATGAATCTCCAAGTTCC is part of the Methanosphaera sp. BMS genome and harbors:
- a CDS encoding DUF2117 domain-containing protein; this encodes MDIGVIVHGPGIIDSGCALRIIDILSTMGNVSCRLGGTMGRTAVIDASLEDVIDISRKLLPSQSIRLMAEDNDVLFLLNYGKNQVTGHTFGYKVYTNSNCNARLIQIERPAEEDGVIIAWSDEIDDEFLLEVSNRLRLPIISSDMAKRIACDESNIDDDNSVIKRKVAGVAPGENVMMNGVIIGRVTDESLVITAKNNRIINMDGGVIKEHGLEKLGKVDLKKAIIKTGLLRKSDNVTPRIIKHEQSLKQTAVYLDHAAEDIYKYNKNSVIVSVGDDTTLLSSDILYRFEVPVIGITDGDLDKVVEKSFKMDDSLIIQLESGWDDIIGRKIFDEIFDENQIITIDSIDSLKDEIISLINQTDVEYHIVENQLS
- a CDS encoding ribonuclease VapC translates to MKVYNLDASALINGFYMKDCLNIMVSSAVGEIKDINAEILLNNCINEGILKIESVDDEQYSKLDEVLLDSGDNMRLSQTDRDVVALSLKYKSLGHDVITVSDDYSMQNVLKLLNLEFRGVYTQGIKETISWQKICKGCRKKYPGDTKLTECDICGSPIIRKRVNSHRNY
- a CDS encoding methanogenesis marker 2 protein; translation: MDFDAIVESIKTFKGVTRKHSIADVRESLKDVYNISGDVYLAFGDDAAAIDIGNKQLMLLATDGIWGALMDIDPWWSGYCSVLVNVNDIAAMGGLPMGMTNVLSSSDDEVTKQIMDGIKEGVKKFGVPMVGGHTHPDTPYNALDVAISGIVDKDAVIASCGAKDDDDVIVAIDLDGQVYPGTEINWDTTSDKSPEYVQQQILIMNTLGKRHLVNAAKDISNPGIVGTLGMLLEASSMGADIDMELIPKPDDMDWIKWFMMYPGSAFVITCDSRNTDEVLDLLNSVNITASCIGKVNDSRKLTMKYKDEKRCVFDFNSEIIMGFSEDK
- a CDS encoding PRC-barrel domain-containing protein, which gives rise to MRIINDIINKEVVNGEAMTIGKVVDIEIDTAANAIESLIIVKNKGRRKSSEEIKIPFEEVSRIGDMILIRKSFEKSFI
- a CDS encoding methanogenesis marker 3 protein, coding for MQVKINGVEMELKAGSTVEDAIKQANAPYVSGCAVSLIEAREELESHVNKYKIITTKGSIIIELVDDLTYITNFWKNHYSDFASTLIRWTTSNEVAMGAVVTDLEPSHDEYLYNRWDVILSLSGFSNEATHILFSKSKHRAIYGVPDENRGVFATVVGGKRTVLNLKNTDNIVGIEPVIERKSVVKTASGTDLSTPLKQGNELYTYIEVEANQEAPRSFEHFLKIIEDGTIDVDYESESFIGNFDLRGLEKDSEIIEKRKRGTVTLRNQGYGVGSVYLYRENRVSSPAHNVVGYITKGMQLLDTVEENEKLTVKTNPEKISTVAMTQLEADEYLSSLNIEHTRDGLTDDEAIIVAQNPLYTVDVTHSGKISTLGVPKEDFVEIELYEDESPSSVWYFRKITGLLDGDVGHIQVDMAIKEMDIIMFKAVNKEAKGLIPEKLPDGVVHAWDICVSNTACKHVGNIGIRFVDNTEFGPTGESFNSTNVIGRVVAGCENFKGFKEGDTVYVREK